TGTCAAACGGACATTTGGCTAGGAGATTTAATAAATGGATATCTGGATGTAGGAGCTTCCGTGAGGTCCTTGAATGCACCGCTGGTTTCCAGGGAGTGGCACCTGCACCTGTCCGACCTGTTTTGGGGACACATGATTCCGGAGGAATTTCCCCTGCTGCTCCAGTCCTTTGTTCAACGGACTCTTTTTCGTGGGCGACAGAGAGTGCGAGCCAGAGGCGAGGGGGAGatagagggaagagagagggagacatagAGATGACGGAACCAGCCGCTAATCCCGCTGCCACCTCGTTCCCAGCGCCAACCATTTCTCTTCCTTTGGGACTGGAAGTATTGAGAACTTACTCTGGAGCCCTTGTCTGTGTAGAAATAGTAAGTGTGTTTTGTATCTGTGATGTTCAACTGTAGGCCTATGTTATATTCTCACAATGTATCAGTGATTTCAGTTGTATTGTAGCAATACTCTAGTCTGCAGAACCTATATAGTAactaattatttattaataattgatGGCCGTGTACAGCACGTTGTTCAAGTCCAGTTATACTTTAAGTTGTAGGCTACTAACACGGTCTTTCCTCTGTAATGTGTGGACTGCTCAGTGTTTGGATGTTGCCAGCACACTGGTCGTCACTGTGATTGCCTGAggctgttttctgttttctttcttttttgcttaACGACAGTCAAAGCAAGGGCAAGTTTCGCCAAGACTGTGAGGGTCAAAACACTTGCTCCTTATAGAGCAGTGCAGGCCTGTAAAATACCAAATTGGTTATCACCATCCTCTCCTTTCACAATAATAAAACGTTATCTGCTACCTCTAAGCTTATGATTATTTGACTAACTATCTATAGGCCTGTTTGAAGGTGAAGGCCTCTACAGATAGGCCTTCAGATGGAAACTATCATTCAATTGCCAATTTGTGTCTGTTATCAGCGTGCACAATGTGAAAACCTTTGCCAAGATATTACACCTGTCAGTAGATACTGTAGCCTATACATACTTGGGAAGTTCCATAACACAGTTTCTTTCACCAAACTGTGAAAAGCAGCATATTATGAGCAGATAATGCAAAATCTCACAATTATTGATGCAACAATCAGATGTGCCTGTTCCACATTTAATACAGTTTCAATTGTATTATAAAATTTAGCATTTTTCTATCAgttacattcattcagtcacAGCAGACTGGTGTACCACAGCTATTCCTTACATTACAACTTACATTAAGCGTATTCCAATGATTTTCACTCAGTGAGGTATACAGATTCTAAGTTGGATGTCATAAGTACAATAAACCTTACTATCATACATATGTACAGTTATTATACTTTATGTCTTCTTAGTGCATCATAAATAGTTGGCAAGCCTGTAACTATACAAATGTGTCCGCTGTAACATAATGACCAGTAGGAGTGttttggcgcttttccattacatggtacctactcgcctcgcctcgactctactcgcctttttttttggttttccattacgaaaaaaagtacctggtacctgctaacaggtactttttttagtacctgctcagtcgaggttccaagcgagctgaggcgatccgagaaggtgacgtgaaaccctgcaggctgctgattggtcggaaagaagcgtcactgatttGTCTCTATCTCCAGGTATTTAGTGGTCTGGTATGGATCCTGGTGGCGGCCTCCAATGTGCCCGTGCCTCTGCTGCAGGGCTGGGTGATGTTTGTCTCCCTCACCACCTTCTTAATCTCCTCCGCCTACCTCGTGCTCCTCATCACCGGCCTGGCTGACCGCATCAACACTGATTGGAATTTCTTGGTGAGTGGTAGATAAATGATCtgatcagtcagtcagttagtCACTCTCTGTCCTTCCATCCACTAAAATGTTTATATTAAACCCTATACCTCAGATTGGTGAGACACTGAAAGGGCACCACGTTTCTTCCCCACCACTTATGCCTGGAAGCCTTTCATTTTgcttatctttttttgttgttgtgcaaGAGCCTGTGAATGCTTTGACAACAAGAAAAGCGTTTGcatatacaggcaggcgccatcttgggaaaacagtcttgACCAGTCGAAACCGGTTCGTCGTTCGATagactacagactctgtactacatttaacaattatttattaaatattaaatttaaataataatatataattaataaattatatctatctatatctatgtgGCTATCTGCTACATGGCAAGTtaatgtttgtaccaaaatagttctgtttttcagtcttaaTTTTGGTGAAGGTAGGCTACAGCTACTACTCTGCTGTCTGCAGGTTGGAGCTTCGCGGGGGCGGGccgacacacgcacacacacaaccactgGCGCACACaccagacgccagccaccccgtcacttctgtttactgatagctattgtttacctcaggctaattaattagctagtAAGTGGCAATTTGtggcagccagccttccaaaagaaagcacaatgaaattaaataaccGATCATTAACCGTTGACCGACAAGCACTTTCCTTAAACCGCCTGCGAGACtgacacaagtccacagcgaTGTTTATGTCTGAGCTTGTCTCCaccgcctccacctgcaggttgtcagctgtgtggtttcGATAACGTAGTTAAGGGCAGGCGCATGTTGTTTAGGCGGCCGCCTTAACTGCAAGTGCTGTATTACTTcgcagggagttaaacatacatcgggagatgatattgaggccccgactatagatgcattttcatttacagatactagcctacctatttgagcggtatcgtttttcttcccagtctatcagttatgtagcctacataaccttatctgTCCTTATATCagtaacgtcacccatcgtggacatgctcttatatcccagcagattctttgcgtcgcattacgttttttttgcaaacggcagttttctttacatgGTGATGCATATTACTAAAGCCGTCAGAAGaatgtgactcgctctgaaacgtgttttaaacgtttttgtagtgttccctggacatgaaccagtaagagccattaaaaaggcattccacagtattgcaggtgaatgatgtaaaccctttgaaataaaagattatgaattgtAATTAGTAGGTTTAGGACTTTtttgcccgcaggattgcacctaaatgaaatagattataggttcaataccatttcaccagtaatattatacttatgattaaatatgaaatgaatacacTATATATCTTTTGCAGCAGCATTTTAACGAAAtatatgttcaaactcgctgtatgtgcgcatgagtatttccgccaaCTAGTTTGTTTgaggttgttaccatggtgaattgtAGTATCAgtgctccattcatgctgcctttttatagtggtggtgcacgtgcttaactctgagtgaacctactctgagtttattgaaccaactcaaatcagctgttctggaactgAAAACTTAGTTTCCCATCttagggtaaatcaactcagagatcagggttagacACACAGTTtcttaaacctccttcctgaaacaggGCCCAGGTTTGtgaagtt
This window of the Perca flavescens isolate YP-PL-M2 chromosome 6, PFLA_1.0, whole genome shotgun sequence genome carries:
- the mal2 gene encoding protein MAL2 codes for the protein MTEPAANPAATSFPAPTISLPLGLEVLRTYSGALVCVEIVFSGLVWILVAASNVPVPLLQGWVMFVSLTTFLISSAYLVLLITGLADRINTDWNFLDVIYHFLALLFYFAAFMLEAAAVTANAGKFIIPLPNSTESIIFTVLNNQQYSTNVAATVFAFLVTLCYGCSMVLGFKRWRK